In one window of Nesterenkonia sandarakina DNA:
- a CDS encoding glycosyltransferase family 2 protein produces MSGENANPSEPAKPITVSVVIPVKDDSAALTVCLAALAAQTRTAEEIIVVDNACTDDSAAVARAAGARVCSCLQPGIPAASATGYDAATGDLILRLDADCVPGPEWIHDVIAAFEEQPEAGALTGDAEFIDGPALLRRPLVRAYLFAYMNFCIPALGHRPLFGSNLAMRREAWDTVRLSVHRDDPEIHDDLDLSFHLGEHYRLGVIRGEPMGISMRPFADARAFRRRIRRGFRSVTVHWPRDLPPRRFSRLARRRSAQSGQARPAGPQEAHR; encoded by the coding sequence ATGAGCGGTGAGAACGCGAACCCGAGCGAGCCTGCCAAGCCCATCACCGTCTCGGTGGTCATCCCGGTCAAGGATGACAGCGCCGCGCTGACGGTCTGCCTCGCCGCCCTGGCCGCGCAGACCCGGACCGCAGAGGAGATCATCGTGGTGGACAACGCCTGCACCGACGACTCGGCCGCAGTGGCGCGCGCCGCGGGCGCCAGGGTGTGCAGCTGTCTGCAGCCGGGGATCCCCGCCGCCAGCGCCACCGGCTACGACGCCGCCACCGGTGACCTGATCCTGCGGCTCGACGCTGACTGCGTGCCGGGACCTGAGTGGATCCACGATGTCATCGCCGCCTTCGAGGAGCAGCCAGAGGCCGGGGCGCTCACCGGAGACGCGGAGTTCATCGACGGGCCGGCCCTGCTGCGACGACCGCTGGTGCGGGCCTACCTCTTCGCGTACATGAACTTCTGCATCCCGGCGCTGGGTCACCGGCCGCTGTTCGGCTCCAACCTGGCCATGCGCCGGGAAGCATGGGACACGGTCCGGCTCTCGGTGCACCGCGATGACCCCGAGATCCACGACGACCTCGACCTCTCCTTCCATCTCGGCGAGCACTATCGGCTGGGCGTGATCCGCGGCGAGCCGATGGGCATCTCGATGCGTCCGTTCGCGGACGCCCGAGCCTTCCGACGCCGGATCAGGCGCGGATTCCGTTCGGTGACCGTGCATTGGCCGCGCGATCTTCCACCCCGGAGATTCTCACGCCTCGCCCGACGCCGCTCCGCTCAGAGCGGCCAAGCGCGTCCAGCCGGGCCTCAGGAGGCCCATCGATGA
- a CDS encoding YqjF family protein, with the protein MAVHALSPEAPPLGGPAVLRQRWSEVSFLHWRVDPSVVAPYMPPGCSPDVFDGSSWVGLIGFQMSKSSFFGGPAVPWLGDFPEVNVRLYSVDEQARRGVVFRSLEASHLIPVLVARAVFGLRYQWASMRLQQHDGEVEYTTRRHGQRAASSTLRVRPGHDDAADAALKNDPLAEFLTARWGFHEQHWGRTLYCRNSHEPWPLQQAELVHLQDGLLGAAGFPGLAERAPDSVLYASEVTTVFTTPQRGPRRESRRAGSEQAG; encoded by the coding sequence ATGGCTGTGCATGCGCTCTCCCCCGAGGCCCCGCCGCTGGGCGGTCCGGCCGTCCTGCGGCAGCGGTGGAGCGAGGTGTCCTTCCTGCATTGGCGGGTCGACCCCAGCGTCGTCGCCCCTTATATGCCCCCGGGCTGCTCCCCGGATGTCTTCGACGGCAGCTCCTGGGTGGGCCTGATCGGATTCCAGATGTCGAAGAGCTCCTTCTTCGGCGGGCCCGCGGTGCCCTGGCTCGGGGACTTCCCGGAGGTCAACGTCCGGCTCTACTCGGTGGACGAGCAGGCTCGCCGCGGGGTGGTCTTCCGCAGTCTGGAGGCCTCGCACCTGATCCCGGTGCTGGTGGCGCGGGCGGTGTTCGGGCTGCGCTATCAGTGGGCGTCGATGCGGCTCCAGCAGCACGACGGCGAGGTCGAGTACACCACCCGACGGCACGGGCAGCGCGCTGCCTCCTCCACGCTGCGCGTGCGTCCGGGCCACGACGACGCAGCCGACGCGGCCTTGAAGAATGACCCGCTGGCGGAGTTCCTGACCGCACGCTGGGGGTTCCACGAACAGCACTGGGGGCGCACCCTCTACTGCCGGAACAGCCACGAGCCCTGGCCCCTGCAGCAGGCCGAGCTGGTGCACCTGCAGGACGGGCTGCTGGGCGCCGCCGGCTTCCCCGGGCTCGCCGAGCGGGCCCCGGACTCGGTGCTCTACGCCTCGGAGGTGACCACGGTGTTCACCACCCCGCAGCGCGGACCGCGCCGGGAGTCGCGGCGGGCCGGGTCCGAACAGGCCGGGTGA
- a CDS encoding nucleotide disphospho-sugar-binding domain-containing protein, with protein sequence MTAGSRGDVAPFAALARRAAAAGHEVRLVVPENSGVDLTGIDVASMGVDYTALITQQGVSVAAALRSYRSVIQPLMRAVLLESARAAMEFAPDVLLAHPKVLSAGLVAEALGIPHVLVEIVPAVTPTSSFPAAGTLTRDLGALNRVTYRLAGGGEAMFRRDLREVSRLVGSFSRRTPPPAATLLPISPALLHRPADWGDSVHLTGAWTSAGSGPGDASEAVPAEVAAFIEAGDFVYAGFGSMASGDPVARAREVLAGIRGAGFRALLATGLGGLQVPQALRGKDLLVTRSVGHNAVLPKAAAAVHHGGIGTVHAATAAGTVSVLVPFIADQPFWGARLREKGLAPEPIPQRRLTAAGLSAALSSAGDYRAAVQAAAGSMAQEDGTGTAVRIVEGLV encoded by the coding sequence GTGACCGCGGGATCTCGCGGGGACGTGGCCCCCTTCGCCGCGCTGGCGCGCCGGGCGGCCGCCGCCGGACACGAGGTGCGCCTGGTGGTGCCGGAGAACTCCGGGGTGGACCTGACCGGCATCGACGTCGCAAGCATGGGTGTGGACTACACGGCGCTGATCACCCAGCAGGGGGTCTCCGTGGCGGCGGCGCTGCGGTCCTACCGTTCGGTCATCCAGCCGCTGATGCGCGCGGTGCTCCTGGAGTCTGCGCGGGCGGCGATGGAGTTCGCACCCGATGTGCTGCTGGCGCATCCAAAGGTTCTCTCTGCGGGGTTGGTGGCCGAGGCGCTAGGGATCCCGCATGTGCTGGTCGAGATCGTGCCGGCCGTGACCCCCACCAGCAGCTTCCCCGCCGCCGGGACGCTCACCCGGGATCTCGGTGCGCTGAACCGGGTGACCTACCGCCTGGCCGGTGGTGGCGAGGCGATGTTCCGCCGGGACCTCCGGGAGGTCTCCCGGCTGGTCGGCAGCTTCAGCCGCCGCACTCCCCCGCCGGCGGCCACCCTGCTGCCGATCAGCCCGGCGCTGCTGCACCGTCCCGCGGACTGGGGCGACTCGGTGCACCTGACCGGCGCCTGGACCAGTGCCGGCTCGGGGCCCGGCGACGCCTCGGAGGCGGTTCCCGCCGAAGTGGCGGCATTCATCGAGGCCGGGGACTTCGTCTACGCCGGGTTCGGGTCGATGGCCTCAGGAGATCCGGTGGCGCGGGCCCGCGAGGTCCTCGCCGGGATTCGCGGCGCCGGGTTCAGGGCGCTGCTGGCGACCGGCCTCGGCGGGCTGCAGGTTCCGCAGGCGCTGCGCGGGAAGGACCTGCTGGTGACCCGGTCGGTGGGGCACAACGCGGTGCTGCCGAAAGCGGCGGCCGCGGTGCATCATGGCGGGATCGGCACGGTGCACGCGGCGACGGCGGCCGGCACCGTCTCGGTGCTGGTGCCGTTCATCGCCGATCAGCCGTTCTGGGGTGCACGGCTGCGCGAGAAGGGGCTGGCTCCAGAACCAATTCCGCAGCGGCGACTCACCGCGGCCGGGCTCAGCGCCGCCTTGAGCAGCGCGGGAGACTATCGCGCTGCGGTGCAGGCGGCGGCCGGATCCATGGCGCAGGAGGACGGCACCGGGACCGCAGTGCGGATCGTGGAAGGACTGGTCTGA
- the arfB gene encoding alternative ribosome rescue aminoacyl-tRNA hydrolase ArfB — protein MENLRVPPGPGAPHGLLIPAGELREQFSHASGPGGQGVNTTDSRVQLSLDLATTTSLTEVQRRLALERLQTRLAGTVLTINAAEHRSQRRNRTAARERLAELLRESIAPPVPRRPTRATRGSHRRRLQGKRERAEIKQNRRRPGVD, from the coding sequence GTGGAGAATCTGCGCGTACCCCCGGGCCCTGGGGCACCCCATGGGCTGCTCATCCCGGCAGGTGAGCTGCGCGAACAGTTCTCCCACGCCTCCGGGCCCGGCGGCCAAGGGGTCAACACCACCGACTCCCGGGTGCAGCTGAGTCTGGACCTGGCGACGACGACGTCGCTCACCGAGGTTCAGCGACGCCTGGCTCTGGAGCGGCTGCAGACTCGGTTGGCCGGCACGGTGCTGACCATCAACGCGGCCGAGCACCGTTCCCAGCGCAGGAATCGAACCGCGGCCCGGGAGCGTCTCGCCGAGCTGCTGCGCGAGTCGATCGCCCCGCCGGTCCCGCGGCGCCCCACCCGAGCGACCCGAGGTTCCCACCGTCGGCGCCTCCAGGGCAAGCGAGAGCGGGCGGAGATCAAGCAGAACCGCCGACGGCCCGGCGTGGACTGA
- a CDS encoding SRPBCC family protein, translated as MPSATHTPEPTGTLGHSSHGTELQFRRRFPEPPETVWAALTDTAQLERWIGRWEGDPASGRVRFLMTAEGQDAPAEECRILDCTPPRRLTLETSAGQNIWHLRLALDHAEGTTTLLFAQRTGDEPLGSIGPGWEYYLDRLAAVLADRDPDQVSWEDYYPTMSRYYEQLED; from the coding sequence ATGCCCAGCGCGACGCACACCCCAGAACCCACCGGAACCCTCGGCCACAGCTCCCACGGCACCGAGCTTCAGTTCCGGCGTCGCTTCCCGGAACCTCCCGAGACAGTCTGGGCGGCCCTGACCGACACCGCTCAGTTGGAGCGGTGGATCGGCCGCTGGGAGGGAGACCCTGCCAGCGGCCGGGTCAGGTTCTTGATGACCGCAGAGGGTCAGGACGCTCCTGCGGAGGAGTGCAGGATCCTCGACTGCACCCCGCCCAGACGCCTCACCCTGGAGACCAGTGCCGGGCAGAACATATGGCATCTGCGCCTGGCGCTTGATCACGCCGAAGGCACCACGACCCTGCTCTTCGCCCAGCGGACCGGGGATGAGCCGTTGGGCAGCATCGGTCCGGGCTGGGAGTACTACCTGGACCGGCTCGCCGCGGTCCTCGCCGACCGGGACCCGGATCAGGTCTCCTGGGAGGACTACTACCCCACGATGTCGCGCTACTACGAGCAGCTGGAGGACTGA
- a CDS encoding hemolysin family protein: MTGELLVNIALVLVFVLIGGVFAATEMALVTLRSSQVNAIAQRGRRGAKVAALARNPNRFLSAVQIGVTVAGFASAAYGASSIAPSLVPGLSSWGLGAQASLTVATILLTLIIAYLSLVLGELAPKRLAIQRNAQFAYAVAPVLNGFARLMQPVIWLLSVSTNTVVRVLGGDPNRAAEELSEEELRDIVTTHEGLPADERRILDDVLSLRNRQLSEVMRPRPEVMALPGGSTVAEAVAHIQQLPFSRYPVVDQSIDDITGFVHVRDLYDAAAKDPGTALENVMRPIPYLPSTARVLPTLTNLRASNSHIAVVVDEYGGTDGIVTLEDLVEEVVGEIFDERDTDEAPPVLTEGGGVVDGRLNLQDFTEATGIELPRGTWDTVAGFVLERLGRLAREGDIVDVDGATLQVTRIDRRRIAELLVRPTPPVTDPEED, encoded by the coding sequence ATGACCGGTGAGCTGCTGGTGAACATCGCCCTGGTGCTGGTGTTCGTCCTGATCGGCGGGGTGTTCGCGGCGACGGAGATGGCGCTGGTCACGCTGCGCAGCAGTCAGGTCAACGCGATCGCCCAGCGCGGGCGCCGCGGAGCCAAGGTCGCCGCTCTGGCGCGGAACCCCAACCGCTTCCTCTCCGCGGTGCAGATCGGGGTGACGGTGGCCGGGTTCGCCTCGGCGGCCTACGGCGCGTCCTCGATCGCGCCCTCGCTGGTGCCCGGGCTCTCCTCCTGGGGGCTGGGTGCGCAGGCCTCGCTGACCGTGGCCACCATCCTGCTCACGCTGATCATCGCCTACCTCTCACTCGTCCTGGGCGAGCTGGCGCCGAAGCGGCTGGCGATCCAGCGCAACGCCCAGTTCGCCTACGCGGTGGCGCCGGTGCTCAACGGCTTCGCGCGGCTCATGCAACCGGTGATCTGGCTGCTCTCGGTCTCGACCAATACGGTGGTGCGGGTCCTGGGCGGGGATCCGAACCGCGCCGCGGAGGAGCTCTCCGAGGAAGAGCTGCGGGACATCGTCACCACGCACGAAGGTCTCCCGGCCGACGAGCGCCGGATCCTGGACGACGTGCTCTCGCTGCGCAACCGGCAGCTCAGCGAGGTGATGCGCCCTCGGCCCGAGGTCATGGCGCTCCCCGGCGGGAGCACCGTGGCGGAGGCAGTGGCTCACATCCAGCAGCTGCCCTTCTCCCGCTACCCGGTGGTGGACCAGTCCATCGATGACATCACCGGCTTCGTCCACGTCCGGGACCTCTACGACGCGGCCGCGAAGGATCCCGGCACGGCGCTGGAGAACGTCATGCGACCGATACCGTACCTGCCCTCCACCGCCAGAGTGCTGCCCACCCTGACCAACCTGAGGGCCAGCAACTCCCATATCGCGGTGGTGGTGGATGAGTACGGCGGCACGGACGGGATCGTCACCCTGGAGGACCTGGTGGAAGAGGTCGTCGGAGAGATCTTCGACGAGCGAGACACCGATGAGGCCCCACCGGTGCTCACCGAGGGAGGCGGGGTCGTCGACGGCCGGCTGAACCTGCAGGACTTCACCGAGGCCACCGGGATCGAGCTGCCCAGGGGAACCTGGGACACCGTGGCCGGGTTCGTGCTGGAGCGGCTCGGTCGGCTGGCTCGGGAAGGCGACATCGTCGACGTCGACGGCGCCACCTTGCAGGTGACCCGGATCGATCGCCGCCGGATCGCTGAACTCCTGGTCAGACCGACGCCGCCGGTGACCGACCCGGAGGAGGACTGA
- a CDS encoding MerR family transcriptional regulator, translating to MLSIGGFAQIGQVTHRMLRHWDRTGLLVPAHTDPFNGYRSYDPEQLQRLHRIVALRQLGFSIEETSSLLRDGIDAEQLTGMLQRRRAEVEKERRSAAARLADVERRLQLIEGKTTVSTIEIVQKPLPAVQLAAITVRVNEQPELAGVVGPSFDAVAEIIGGVRSALDTPIAAYTAHQEGIEASIGYAYDGAEQSGFELVKLPAAEDAFAAVHLGEINGIRTSWQALHEEIIDRGYEPAGPCRELYLRADESGRTDEFVVELQQPVRETTTSSGLSQ from the coding sequence GTGCTATCCATCGGAGGCTTCGCGCAGATCGGCCAGGTGACCCACCGCATGCTGCGGCACTGGGACCGGACCGGTCTCCTGGTGCCCGCACACACCGACCCCTTCAACGGCTACCGCTCCTACGATCCTGAGCAGCTGCAACGGCTGCATCGGATCGTGGCGCTGCGGCAGCTGGGTTTCAGCATCGAGGAGACCTCCTCGCTGCTGCGAGACGGCATCGATGCGGAGCAGCTGACCGGTATGCTGCAGCGGCGTCGAGCCGAAGTGGAGAAGGAACGACGGTCCGCGGCCGCCAGGCTGGCCGACGTCGAGCGGAGGCTTCAGCTCATCGAAGGGAAGACGACCGTGTCAACAATAGAAATCGTCCAGAAGCCGCTGCCGGCGGTCCAGCTCGCCGCGATCACGGTGCGCGTGAACGAACAGCCAGAACTCGCCGGCGTCGTCGGTCCCAGCTTCGACGCCGTGGCGGAGATCATCGGGGGAGTCCGCAGCGCGCTGGACACGCCGATCGCTGCCTACACCGCGCACCAGGAAGGCATCGAGGCCAGCATCGGCTACGCGTATGACGGAGCCGAGCAGTCGGGCTTCGAACTGGTGAAGCTGCCCGCCGCGGAGGACGCCTTCGCCGCGGTGCACCTCGGTGAGATCAACGGCATCCGCACCAGCTGGCAAGCCCTGCATGAGGAGATCATCGACCGCGGCTACGAGCCGGCCGGGCCGTGCCGGGAGCTCTATCTCCGGGCGGATGAATCCGGGCGGACCGACGAGTTCGTCGTCGAGCTGCAGCAACCGGTCCGGGAGACCACCACGAGCTCAGGCCTGAGTCAGTAG
- a CDS encoding GNAT family N-acetyltransferase has translation MSAWVSALGGSPRDIAKNEWLLLERADLAAVVAAQVDGFGVVAAPGAVLDQIRPAPPETLLDADALASLLPAGADPIGSADLLFSERSPRLSPLCARIAAPGDAAAVRAQVSPAEWEESGIDQAQRLWTAWTPEGAPAAVAGFKQWHSELAQMAVLAGRGHRGSGVAYAAAALAIQEALAKGLVAQWRSRQGNEASLGLAGRLGFTQLGVQAAVRLKG, from the coding sequence GTGTCCGCCTGGGTGAGCGCGCTCGGCGGGTCTCCCCGGGACATCGCGAAGAACGAGTGGCTCCTCCTCGAGCGGGCAGACCTTGCGGCAGTTGTCGCCGCGCAGGTGGACGGGTTTGGTGTCGTCGCGGCACCGGGAGCAGTGCTGGACCAGATCCGCCCCGCCCCGCCAGAAACACTGCTGGATGCGGACGCGCTGGCGAGCCTGCTCCCCGCAGGCGCTGACCCGATCGGCAGCGCGGACCTGCTCTTCTCCGAACGCAGTCCTCGACTGAGTCCACTCTGTGCCAGGATCGCCGCTCCGGGGGATGCCGCCGCGGTACGCGCCCAGGTGAGCCCCGCGGAGTGGGAGGAGAGCGGCATCGATCAGGCGCAGCGCCTATGGACCGCATGGACCCCGGAGGGGGCTCCCGCCGCCGTCGCCGGCTTCAAGCAGTGGCACTCCGAGCTCGCTCAGATGGCGGTCCTCGCCGGGCGAGGGCACCGGGGGTCGGGTGTGGCCTACGCCGCGGCAGCGCTGGCCATACAGGAGGCGCTCGCGAAAGGGCTGGTCGCGCAGTGGCGAAGCCGTCAGGGCAACGAAGCCTCTCTCGGGCTCGCTGGGAGATTGGGATTCACTCAGCTCGGCGTCCAGGCCGCGGTGCGGCTCAAGGGGTGA
- a CDS encoding ester cyclase: MTTKTDADVAVASLHAMASGSVADFRPLYTEDAVNREALAEPPEARGTGPAALFATALWLRTAFSDLAWEVHEVVHDGELVVIHSTMSGRQTGPFVSYGPDAKVAAAFPPRGRSFAVTQTHWLRMRDGRVAEHWANRDDLGMGQQLGWTPPTPVYMGRMLLATRRARSKAAA; the protein is encoded by the coding sequence ATGACCACGAAGACCGATGCAGATGTTGCCGTCGCCTCGCTGCACGCCATGGCGTCAGGCAGCGTGGCGGACTTTCGGCCGCTCTACACCGAGGACGCAGTCAACCGGGAGGCTCTGGCGGAGCCTCCGGAGGCGCGTGGAACGGGTCCGGCTGCCCTCTTCGCCACGGCCTTGTGGCTCCGGACCGCTTTCAGCGACCTGGCCTGGGAGGTGCACGAGGTGGTCCACGACGGCGAGCTTGTGGTCATTCACAGCACCATGTCCGGGCGGCAGACCGGTCCCTTCGTCAGCTACGGGCCGGATGCCAAGGTCGCCGCTGCGTTCCCGCCACGGGGCCGGTCCTTCGCGGTCACTCAGACGCATTGGTTGCGCATGAGGGACGGCAGGGTCGCCGAGCACTGGGCCAACCGTGACGACCTCGGAATGGGCCAGCAACTTGGGTGGACCCCACCCACGCCGGTGTATATGGGACGCATGCTACTCGCGACCCGCCGCGCACGGTCGAAGGCGGCCGCCTAG
- a CDS encoding helix-turn-helix domain-containing protein, with protein MLDATARLLVEQGYSSMTLAEVARTAGVSVETVYKAFKNKPELVRQALGAAVSGDDEQVALIERPDMQAALHEGAGDRILSAFVVASTGILTRIGPLLASVLVAGRAGEPELQKIADVAGRERLADFTRIIEAVAATGDLDPRLDVAHAADAMWSIGSPEVYFQLTTDRDWTDEEYRDWLTRTLHSTLLR; from the coding sequence GTGCTGGACGCCACCGCACGCCTCCTGGTCGAGCAGGGATACAGTTCCATGACCCTGGCTGAGGTGGCCAGGACGGCGGGCGTCTCCGTGGAGACGGTCTACAAGGCGTTCAAGAACAAGCCCGAACTCGTCCGGCAGGCCCTGGGCGCCGCGGTCTCAGGGGACGACGAGCAGGTGGCCCTGATCGAGCGCCCCGATATGCAGGCGGCCCTGCACGAAGGAGCGGGCGACCGGATCCTCAGTGCCTTCGTGGTGGCTTCCACCGGCATCCTGACGCGCATCGGCCCGCTCCTGGCGAGCGTGCTGGTCGCCGGGCGAGCCGGTGAGCCCGAGCTGCAGAAGATCGCCGATGTGGCTGGCCGAGAACGGCTGGCCGACTTCACCCGGATCATCGAGGCGGTGGCGGCGACGGGAGACCTGGACCCACGCCTCGATGTGGCCCACGCAGCCGACGCGATGTGGAGCATCGGATCCCCGGAGGTCTATTTTCAACTCACCACCGACCGCGACTGGACCGACGAGGAGTATCGCGACTGGCTCACGCGCACCCTGCACAGCACCTTGCTGCGCTGA
- a CDS encoding histidine phosphatase family protein — protein sequence MATVLLVRHGRTTANATGQLAGRAAGVTLDQTGRDQATLTGDRLAAVPLVSVVSSPLERCQQTAQQILDRQTGTPHAPIDPELTEADYGQWQGRMLTDLAKEDLWPLVQSQPSAVVFPGGESMAAMQARSVAAIRRHDAAVEAEHGAEAVWAAVSHGDVIKSILADALGMHLDLFQRINVGPASVSIVRYGAGRTSVHATNTDAGDLSWLSKGIQSGDAAVGGGAGHQTP from the coding sequence ATGGCGACAGTTCTTCTTGTGCGGCACGGCCGCACCACAGCAAATGCCACCGGTCAGCTGGCCGGCAGGGCCGCCGGGGTCACCCTGGACCAGACCGGGCGTGACCAGGCGACCCTCACAGGAGACCGGCTCGCGGCCGTTCCCTTGGTCTCGGTGGTCTCCAGCCCGCTGGAGCGTTGCCAGCAGACCGCCCAGCAGATCCTCGATCGGCAGACCGGCACGCCACACGCGCCGATCGACCCCGAACTCACCGAGGCCGACTACGGCCAGTGGCAGGGGCGCATGCTCACCGACCTCGCCAAAGAAGACCTGTGGCCGCTGGTACAGTCCCAACCCTCCGCCGTCGTCTTTCCCGGCGGGGAATCCATGGCCGCCATGCAAGCGCGATCGGTGGCGGCGATTCGGCGCCACGATGCCGCCGTGGAGGCCGAGCATGGAGCTGAGGCGGTGTGGGCGGCGGTGAGTCATGGTGACGTCATCAAGTCGATCCTCGCCGACGCGCTCGGGATGCACCTTGACCTGTTCCAGCGCATCAATGTGGGCCCGGCCTCGGTCTCGATCGTGCGCTACGGCGCAGGCCGCACCAGCGTCCACGCGACCAACACCGACGCCGGGGATCTCTCCTGGCTCTCGAAGGGCATCCAATCTGGGGATGCGGCGGTGGGCGGCGGGGCAGGACACCAGACGCCATGA
- a CDS encoding DUF3090 domain-containing protein: protein MPTRVHEFDWPDRAVIGTIGVPGARTFYLQVRSGKDLVSIALEKQQSALLAEKIDEILDQLITVEGNPFSVPTSIPPELDDEDQLETVQERFRTGAMSLGWDPATAQVIIEAYSLPDDEDDEASSEEDDSQDTEMLLVRMPVGTARAFAKRTREIVGAGRPACPLCGYPIDADGHTCTAAEG, encoded by the coding sequence ATGCCTACACGTGTTCACGAGTTTGACTGGCCGGACCGGGCCGTCATCGGCACCATCGGGGTTCCGGGGGCGCGCACGTTCTACCTGCAGGTGCGCTCCGGCAAAGACCTGGTGAGCATCGCCCTGGAGAAGCAGCAGTCGGCCCTGCTCGCCGAGAAGATCGACGAGATCCTGGACCAGCTGATCACCGTGGAGGGCAATCCCTTCAGCGTTCCCACCAGCATTCCCCCGGAGCTGGACGATGAGGACCAGCTGGAGACGGTCCAGGAGCGCTTCCGCACCGGCGCCATGAGCCTGGGCTGGGACCCGGCCACGGCTCAGGTGATCATTGAGGCCTACTCTCTGCCCGATGACGAGGATGACGAGGCTTCGTCTGAGGAGGACGACTCCCAGGACACCGAGATGCTGCTGGTGCGCATGCCGGTGGGCACCGCCCGGGCATTCGCCAAGCGCACCCGAGAGATCGTGGGCGCCGGGCGACCGGCCTGCCCGCTCTGTGGCTACCCGATCGACGCCGACGGGCATACCTGCACCGCTGCCGAGGGCTGA
- a CDS encoding SCO1664 family protein, whose protein sequence is MSATDLVTAELTLTGRITTASNATFLGSIGDVAVVYKPMAGESPLWDFPDGTLAHREVAAYLVSEALGWGVVPHTWLRDGPLGAGMVQRWQDQDENQIAVDLVAGDDVPETGWMHVLEGRDADGRIVTLIHEDSAALRRMAVFDVLVNNADRKGDHVLAMADGHRHGVDHGLTFHHEPKLRTVLWGWLGDALTDEELAGVDRVADGLQNDLGRDLADLLSAEEIAALAARCAELREAGRFPAPAGGMSPVPWPLF, encoded by the coding sequence ATGTCGGCCACGGACCTGGTGACCGCAGAACTCACGCTCACCGGACGCATCACGACGGCGTCGAACGCGACGTTCCTGGGCAGCATCGGCGACGTCGCCGTGGTCTATAAGCCGATGGCTGGGGAGAGTCCGCTCTGGGATTTCCCCGACGGCACCCTGGCGCACCGCGAGGTGGCCGCCTACCTGGTCTCGGAGGCCCTGGGCTGGGGCGTGGTCCCACACACCTGGCTGCGCGATGGCCCTCTGGGTGCGGGCATGGTTCAGCGCTGGCAGGACCAAGACGAGAATCAGATCGCCGTCGACCTCGTGGCAGGAGACGACGTGCCGGAGACCGGCTGGATGCACGTGCTGGAGGGACGGGACGCAGACGGGCGGATCGTCACGCTCATCCACGAAGACTCGGCGGCCCTGCGGCGCATGGCGGTCTTCGATGTGCTGGTGAACAACGCCGACCGCAAGGGCGACCACGTGCTTGCCATGGCGGACGGTCACCGGCACGGCGTGGACCACGGACTGACCTTCCATCATGAGCCGAAGCTGCGCACGGTGCTCTGGGGATGGTTGGGAGACGCGTTGACTGACGAGGAGCTCGCCGGCGTCGATCGCGTCGCCGATGGACTGCAGAATGACCTGGGCCGAGACCTGGCGGATCTGCTCAGCGCCGAGGAGATCGCGGCCCTCGCTGCGCGCTGCGCCGAGCTGCGCGAGGCCGGACGGTTCCCAGCTCCCGCCGGTGGGATGTCCCCGGTCCCCTGGCCGCTGTTCTGA
- a CDS encoding AMIN-like domain-containing (lipo)protein, translating into MTRRATFLTASLAAGALALASCGSPDEDPGSVETPGAASPTVQETNAEDSASPEPSPEATEAESDGDESSAPGADESHESEAESTPSEQASDHSPGTDESPESEQPEQDDLSGFSQETAATEDFPYTSGTWEEAQHLVEVRVGRHEGFDRVVFEHSGPSELAYQVEYIDQPTDQGMGAPIDVPGEAYLSISVSGIGFNPSQHDSDAVLSGPVEGVQTQSDLVQGIHALGTFESQSGYFIGLDQQRDFRVQMAEDPVRIIVDLAH; encoded by the coding sequence ATGACCCGCCGCGCCACGTTCCTCACCGCTTCTCTTGCCGCCGGAGCTCTCGCCCTGGCCAGCTGCGGTTCCCCGGATGAGGACCCCGGATCGGTCGAGACCCCGGGCGCGGCGTCACCCACCGTCCAGGAAACCAACGCCGAAGATTCCGCCTCACCGGAACCTTCTCCAGAGGCCACCGAGGCCGAGTCGGATGGGGACGAGTCCTCCGCCCCGGGCGCGGATGAGTCTCACGAATCGGAAGCTGAGTCCACCCCGAGCGAGCAGGCCAGCGACCACTCTCCTGGCACCGACGAGTCCCCGGAAAGTGAGCAGCCGGAGCAGGATGACCTCTCGGGATTCTCCCAAGAGACCGCTGCCACTGAGGATTTCCCGTACACTTCGGGCACCTGGGAGGAGGCGCAGCATCTGGTCGAGGTGCGGGTTGGTCGGCACGAGGGCTTTGACCGGGTGGTCTTCGAGCACAGCGGACCTAGCGAACTGGCCTATCAGGTGGAGTACATTGACCAGCCCACCGACCAAGGTATGGGCGCACCCATCGATGTCCCTGGGGAGGCATACCTCTCCATCTCCGTGAGCGGCATCGGATTCAACCCCTCGCAGCACGACAGCGACGCGGTCCTTTCGGGTCCTGTGGAGGGAGTCCAGACTCAGTCTGATCTTGTCCAAGGGATCCACGCGCTGGGCACCTTCGAAAGTCAGAGCGGTTACTTCATCGGACTCGATCAGCAAAGAGATTTCCGCGTGCAGATGGCCGAAGACCCTGTCCGGATCATCGTCGATCTCGCGCACTGA